In Saccharothrix violaceirubra, the following are encoded in one genomic region:
- a CDS encoding DUF6191 domain-containing protein produces MGFLVAMTIPGLAIGLVVFAVAERVWKWARRRKGHPVLSSVAMDEFTLIFQATKQQEIDHRRMSLMLRDDEEDGAPPRGPVDLDSGKVRLTVERDDPA; encoded by the coding sequence ATGGGTTTCCTCGTCGCGATGACGATCCCCGGCCTGGCGATCGGGCTGGTCGTGTTCGCCGTGGCCGAGCGGGTGTGGAAGTGGGCGCGGCGGCGCAAGGGCCACCCGGTCCTGTCGTCGGTGGCGATGGACGAGTTCACGCTGATCTTCCAGGCGACCAAGCAGCAGGAGATCGACCACCGCCGCATGTCGCTGATGCTGCGCGACGACGAGGAGGACGGCGCGCCGCCGCGCGGTCCCGTCGACCTGGACTCCGGCAAGGTCCGCCTGACCGTCGAACGCGACGACCCGGCCTGA